A single window of Nocardioides kongjuensis DNA harbors:
- a CDS encoding LysR family transcriptional regulator has product MRKGRTVDAKRILLFRTVARCGSMSSAARQLRLTQSAVSQQLRLLEREAGSPLLVRSTRGIDLTEAGVLLLRRADAISGELSMATEELASLANLHAGKVRLIAFPSAASSVVPVAIQRLRRRAPGIEVRFVEAEPPAAKAAIQAGEAEIAIVFDYDDVPADELALESESLGVESMFLVHSQESAPDDRPIAQEWLSEQDWIAGCQDCRQHLVERCRSAGFVPRVMHESDDYVVLQSLVAHGLGVAVLPRLALTTFRHPSVEARLAGDFGERTVSAVYRPGAEQVPATRALLEQLKAATSLALREPLRPGAPRAR; this is encoded by the coding sequence GTGAGGAAGGGGCGCACCGTGGACGCGAAGAGGATTCTCCTGTTCCGAACGGTCGCACGGTGTGGCTCCATGAGTTCCGCCGCACGCCAGCTGCGGCTGACCCAGTCCGCGGTGAGTCAGCAGCTCCGGCTGCTGGAGCGCGAGGCCGGCAGTCCACTCCTGGTGCGAAGCACCCGTGGGATCGATCTCACCGAGGCGGGAGTCCTGCTTCTGCGGCGTGCCGACGCGATCTCGGGTGAGCTGAGCATGGCGACCGAGGAGCTCGCCTCCCTGGCCAACCTCCATGCCGGCAAGGTACGGCTCATCGCCTTCCCGTCCGCGGCCTCGAGTGTGGTGCCGGTGGCGATCCAACGGCTGCGTCGACGCGCGCCGGGGATCGAGGTCCGCTTCGTCGAGGCAGAGCCCCCTGCTGCCAAGGCGGCGATCCAGGCGGGCGAGGCGGAGATCGCCATCGTCTTCGACTACGACGACGTACCGGCCGACGAGCTGGCTCTCGAGTCGGAGTCGCTCGGGGTGGAGTCGATGTTCCTGGTCCATTCGCAGGAAAGCGCCCCCGACGACAGGCCGATCGCCCAGGAGTGGCTGTCTGAACAGGACTGGATCGCAGGGTGCCAGGACTGTCGCCAGCACCTGGTCGAACGGTGCCGGTCCGCCGGCTTCGTGCCCCGCGTAATGCACGAGAGCGATGACTACGTGGTGCTCCAGTCGCTGGTTGCTCACGGTCTGGGCGTGGCCGTGCTACCTCGGCTCGCCCTGACCACCTTCCGCCATCCAAGCGTCGAGGCCCGCCTGGCCGGTGACTTCGGCGAGCGAACCGTCTCTGCCGTCTACCGTCCGGGTGCAGAGCAGGTCCCGGCCACCCGAGCACTCCTAGAACAGTTGAAGGCAGCGACCTCTCTCGCGCTCCGTGAGCCCTTGCGCCCGGGCGCGCCCCGCGCCCGATGA